Genomic segment of Streptomyces longhuiensis:
GCGATCACCCTCGTGGCGCTCCTCGGCATCGCGGTCCGCAGCCGCCAGGAGTACACGTCGTCCCTCGTCGAGCGCGCCCGCCGACTCGAGGTCGAGCGCGACCAGCAGGCCCAGCTCGCCGCGGCGGCGGAACGCACCCGCATCGCCCGCGAGATGCACGACATCATCGGCCACAACCTCTCCGTCATCACGGGCCTCGCCGACGGAGGCTCCTACGCGGCCGCCAAGAACCCCGAACGCGCAGGACAGGCACTGGAGGCCATCGCCACGACGAGCCGCCAGGCCCTCGCGGAACTGCGCCGCCTCCTCGACGTACTACGCGAAGAGGCCGCGCCCACAGCCGAGTTGACACCCCAGCCGGCGCTCACGGACCTGGACCGGCTCGTCGACGGAGTCCGCGCGGCGGGACTGCCCGTACGCCTCGCACTGCGCGGCCGGCCCGACTCCCTCGCCCCCGGCAAGGAACTGACGGTGTACCGGGTCGTGCAGGAGGCACTCACCAACACGCTCAAGCACGCCGGTCCGGGCGCCGCCGCGGCCGTCGACGTCACGTACGGGGACGACGGAGTACGCGTCAGCGTCACGGACACGGGCCGCGGAGGCCCGGCACCAGGGCCGGGCGCGGGCCGCGGCCTGACCGGCATGCGCGAGCGAACTTCCCTCTACGACGGCACACTTGAGGCAGGCCCGCTGCCCACGCCCCCGGGCGGCTGGCGCGTCCACCTCCATCTCCCGAAGGAACCCTCCCCGTGACCAGCGTGCTCATCGTCGACGACCAGCCCATGCAGCGCTTCGGTTTCCGCATGCTGCTGGAGAGCCAGGACGATCTGACGGTCGCCGGCGAGGCGGGCGACGGCGCCGAGGCGGTCCGCCTCGCGGCGCGCCTCCACCCCGACGTCGTCCTGATGGACATCCGCATGCCGGGCCTCGACGGCATCGAGGCCACACGCCGCATCGTCGCTTCAGGCGAACGCACCAGGGTCCTGATCCTCACGACGTTCGACCTCGACGAGTACGCATACGACGGCCTGCGTGCGGGAGCGTCCGGATTCCTCGTCAAGGACGCACTGCCCGAGGAGCTCCTCTCCGGGATTCGCGCGGTGGCGACAGGCGACGCGGTGGTCGCCCCGAGCCTGACGCGCCGTCTCCTCGACGCGTACGTACAGCACTTGCCGACCACGCACGCGCCCCAGGGCCCCGACCCCCGGATCGCCGCCCTCACGGAGCGGGAGCGCGAGATCCTCACGGTCATCGCCCAGGGCTGGACGAATTCGGAGATCGCCGCACGCCTGCACCTCGCCGAATCGACGGTGAAGACGCATGTGAGCCGCATTCTGGCGAAGACGGGGGCCAGGGACCGGGTGCAGGCGGTGATCGTGGCGTACGACGCGAAGCTGGTGGAGCCGGCGTGAATCCGAAAGAACATGAACGCAAAAAAGCCTCATTCCCCGAGTTTTCACTCGGGGAATGAGGCTTTTTATCAAAAATAGTTCGGCGGCGTCCTACTCTCCCACAGGGTCCCCCCTGCAGTACCATCGGCGCTGTGAGGCTTAGCTTCCGGGTTCGGAATGTAACCGGGCGTTTCCCTCACGCTATGACCACCGAAACACTATGAAACTGTCAACCGCACCACGCTCTGTGACAAACGTGGGGTTGTTCGTGGTTTCAGAACCAACACAGTGGACGCGAGCAACTGAGGAC
This window contains:
- a CDS encoding response regulator; its protein translation is MTSVLIVDDQPMQRFGFRMLLESQDDLTVAGEAGDGAEAVRLAARLHPDVVLMDIRMPGLDGIEATRRIVASGERTRVLILTTFDLDEYAYDGLRAGASGFLVKDALPEELLSGIRAVATGDAVVAPSLTRRLLDAYVQHLPTTHAPQGPDPRIAALTEREREILTVIAQGWTNSEIAARLHLAESTVKTHVSRILAKTGARDRVQAVIVAYDAKLVEPA
- a CDS encoding sensor histidine kinase, which encodes MTDDRTQAPERAPFPLTAYVQRLTERVRAFDRRRPLGWELVLTGFFVIAALVDYTGGGWRNIAHNTDVPGPLVLCLSLALTVPLLWRRTRPMTTLAVMVAAGVVNSWTGALLQAALVQLIVVFNVALRRPLKLLAAACALTLVPVVVGVFRYPKGSWDQQIVPQVWAITLVALLGIAVRSRQEYTSSLVERARRLEVERDQQAQLAAAAERTRIAREMHDIIGHNLSVITGLADGGSYAAAKNPERAGQALEAIATTSRQALAELRRLLDVLREEAAPTAELTPQPALTDLDRLVDGVRAAGLPVRLALRGRPDSLAPGKELTVYRVVQEALTNTLKHAGPGAAAAVDVTYGDDGVRVSVTDTGRGGPAPGPGAGRGLTGMRERTSLYDGTLEAGPLPTPPGGWRVHLHLPKEPSP